The segment TGCTGCTGTGCCTGTTCTAGATTTAAGGTTATTAAACACCTTATATAAATACGTATATATATTATTCGGTTGAAGATGTTCCTGATTGAATCCCTGGTCGgtaataaaatgaagtaaaggATCAACGGACAGGAAATGAGATGATATTTAGTAATTAGTTCAGTATCCCCTAGCACGTTTCAATAACTGGGCTGAATACTGACCTCTCAATAACAGATGCCAAGTTAATCCTTTGAATTTCTTACAGTTGCTCAACTAACACGAACTGAGAACTTACTCACCTGCTTGCAGATAGGAGACATCAGGTATATCACTCTGAGTGATGGTCGACAACTTTGCCCTGATTGTCATTATACAGCAGTGATGGATCCTGAAGACTGTAAGCCCCTTCTTGATGAAGTTCACAGATTTTTCAAAGGATTAAACATGAAAATCAGATATTACATTCCAATTCTGCTTGTTGACCAAGAAGAGATAATAAGAATCCATAAAAAGGTTTGTCGAACATATGCCAACATTAGCAaggtgaatttttattttaaccttCATATTTGTTGTATTAACAGCATTTCGTTGAATTCATAGAGCATACTTGGCTCGACGATTTATGAGAAATTTGAACTGGAAGCCGTAAATTACGTGAGTATAtctgttaatattatatttctGTTATATGGGTTACTATCTTCTGCAATATAATgtaaatttaaacatttttatggTTCCCAGTTTGttggataaaaaatttaagcttAATGAGTTCAGATCATTAAATATTGCATCCGCCTCTTTACATAATTGTCTACTCTCTCATTTTGCATTAAATTCACTTACGCTAGGTTTCAAAATCAATACAAAGGGGTGAAAATGTTGAAGTGGTGAAAGAAGTAGAACAACTACCTCCAGGACGCAAAGTGAGAGCAGTGCTGCTTTTATACGGCTTTCCAAAGTAAGCTTCTTCTAAGCTTCTATACTTTCACATAAGTTGTTCTTCTGATGGATTTAGCATAGATctctaaataattttcatttactAATTTTTAAGAGAATAGATTGGAAAATAAATCTCATGCTTTTCATCTAGTTATACTATCACCATATGGCGAAGATAAAATGATCTAGAATAGTAGAAATCTTACTCATTTAGCATTGAAGACTGAATATTTCCTGATTCACAGAGAAAAATCTGCATAACTAACCACCGttttcagcttctttttttCCCACGGATTGGTTACTTACTTACTTTTCCCATGAGTCACCTAAATTGAGACATTAAGGAAATATTGAATGGTGATGAGTGGGGGTTGCAGATGTTGCTGTCCATATTCTACCATAAGTGGTCTGATTTTCTTGACTTGGATGGAAGTTAAGAATTCTCTTTAATTTGCATTTCAGTTTTAGAAGAATGTGTAACAAGTTCCCTTCTTAAAGTTTATGTATGCACTAATGCTCTCTGGAAACAGGTTGGCCATTGGATCAACTTTGGCTCATGAACTGATGCATGCTTGGATGCGCGTTCAAGGTAGTTTCCGGTTTTTTACTATTGATGCTTGTTGCTTTTTTCTTTGTTCAAAGTAAAAGGAATTTGAactttatacacttcatttacAATGTATACAGATTTTAAACACCATCAGATTAAGTTGACCGATaacaataaataagtaaaaataataatctagaGTTCCGTGTATATCACTCTAATGCGACTAAAACATTTCCTCTCATATTTATAGGCTATAGAGGACTGTCCCTAAACATTGCAGAAGGTCTTTCTCAGGTTATGGCTCACAAGTGGCTAGAATGGCAATCTTTCACCGGCCATGACTACATGAAGGGTACAAGTGAAAAAGCTCAGTTCTTGAGAAATTTGAAAGAATTTATGAAAGATGGAATAGAGAGAAGATATTCTGAGGCATATGGTCATGGATTTAGAGAAGCAAAATGGGCAGTTGAACGTTATGGTTTAAGATACACACTAAAGCATATAGCTCGTAAGGGCAAGTTACCTGAATGACTTAGTTCAGCAAAATGGGCAGTTGAACGTTATGGTTTTAGACACACACTCAAATGGCCAGTTGAACATAATGGTTTAAGATACACAAGGCAAGTTACCTGAATGACTTGCTTGGGAGAGAATCAAAATGTGGGCAATTGAACCCTCATCAACAAAACAAAGTGAGAGAGTTCAGATAGTCAACCAACTAAGCTACTAAGATTTTCCTAAATGACTCACTTCTTCATGTgacattattaatttttgtgttaATTCGTTCATCATTTGGATGAAACTGATGGTTCATGGACAAACATTTCTGTGAAAAACAtgtaattttttgtaatttacttTTATGACTCCAAATTGAGGCCCTGAAATTACATGGGTAACACAAAAAGTACATAGGGATAGTGACTCATTTTTCTTACAAATTTCTTGACTTTTAATATCACTATTTGGATTTTAATCttcacttaaaaaataataatccgAACAATCTTTGATTTGCTAACATTATTAccaatttttaatatatatttttacataaagaGTGTTTTATAATTACTCACTAAACACAAAAAGATAAACTTTGCTTATTTTTTCTGGTAAGTtgtcattattatcattatatttattagtgaGGGggactctttttttctttccattAGTCCTTATGTCgtcattatcattttattaattgGTCAGCCAACCCAATAGTCGAGACTTTTTTTCCCATTTGTTGGCTGTAGTTTTTCTCAGTCACATTTTTCTACTAACGGGACCTTTACTTTCTGGAAATTCCTTCACAATTTCTCCATTTGATTCTTCAACATCACATTGACTTTTTGGCTCTACAAGCTATTCAACGAAAATTTCGATTATTCGTCGAGTTCTATTAATACAGAttttatattaagttatttCAAGAGAGAACAAATTTGATGGTAAATGGATAACAAAAACTAATGAATAAGAATTATATAAACTAAACAAGCATTGGTACAATGTTACAAAcggtaaaaaagaaagaagaagaatgtaCTAGCTAGTTTTACGTGCACAAATAACTATAGTCCCGGTCAGTGGttcattcaaaatttttgtATATGGGTGCTTAAACTTTTTTAGCTCGGAAATTGCTATATAGTATAGGTGGTCAgataatacattttaataaattactaaattttgtacataaataataatgttggTCACAAAAGGCAAAGCACCGATAATATACATAGCATTGGTCTGCCACTAGTCCTAATAATTTTGAAGCTAAATACTTTATGTCATTGTTTCTATGCTTTTTCATTAAGATTTTAATAAGTAGACATGAATTGAATAATATTTGAAAGTTTGAAGTTGTGTTTGTGCTTGTATATCACTTGGGAAAAAAAGATAGATATTTTATGAGTGGGACAAAATTTTACTTGATAAAATcgttttttcaaattaaaagaacCCATCTGCAAAAACCAATCAAAAAATTGCTATAACAAAAATCGAAcaacattttgaaaatatttcttgagaaaaaaaacgaaaaaaaaagtcatgtcCATGCAGGATGCAGCCCAATACAATGAAGAAGTCTTAAAATGTGTGATCTTTTCTATATTGATGATGAGGAATATAATAGCACTTTCTTAACTAATCTCGTAAAAGCATAtcgaaaaaaacaaaaaaactttcATGAAGACTTAACGACATTGTCAAAgtcttcaaaaaatattaattaattgtgtATATTATACTATTTCTAAGGACAAGAAACAGGGCACGAAACTGCCACTTGATCAGTTGAGTTGCAACTTCTTTGTATGCAACCACTagaatatttgttttcttttttctggtCAGTACAACCAACCGAATActccatttttaaaatattatatatttccaGGAAACTCATGTTTTAAAAGTTCTATAAACTTGACATCTTTCTCCCCCACCAATGGATAtttcttattaatattaattcattttcatgctttggagtagtattgataTATTTGTTTGAACTCAGAGAATTAATTGACCTCGAAAATGTATTCAAATAGATACCTGGATGAAGGTCCTTCTTATGAGGTATGGTTATTTGTTTCACACTTCTATCAATCTCTTtcgttattatcattattatttattattataagttaaatccatttgaaaaaaaatttgattacaGAGTTACCACTTATCAGAAGATGAAAATGAGGATATGGTCCGTGCTATTGAATTCTCTCTTCAAGAATCTAAGGCAGAAGAAATATACACAGGCGGtagtattttcatttttctgatGCAGCCTTTTCATCTCACTATTTTAAGCTAAATTTCGTCCTAGTAAGAAGTTGGCAGATATGTTTAGCTCAAATAAGTTTCAATTTAAGCTTCACTTTGATATTTTGGAAGAAATAAATGCTTAACAGAAGTTTCTTACCATCTTCAGGCAAGTAGTTTGATGTATACATTTGGTCACTTTTTTAAATCTCAGATACAGAGTATTCCCAGAATGATGAAGTAGAAGAACTTGCACAAGCGCTGGAAGAAACCTCATTATCTTCTACAGACTTGAGGTAAATATGCCCTCTCATTCCCTGGTGCTTATAGGGGTAAATGAAAACCATTATCCACAGATTTTCGAATTGTTCACCACCAACTCCCAGGGATTTACtcagtaaaaaatatataaatggaaATGAATATTTTCATCTAGCATATTACAATTCACACATATGTAATGTAATTGTCCTATTCATCTCCCTTTTTGTCGCAAGCTGATTAAGTTTAAGATCAGATTTATTAACATCATTACAGCACCAGTACTGGAGGCAGAGAACTGAAATGGTGGAAGCTTTTCAAGGAGTTAAATCCATTTGTCCATGCATCAAGGTAAGAGTAACACAATTCAAGTGCTTCTAGATCAGCAATGAATAAATTATCTGTAGCTATACATGCAAAGCAAACAAAATCTAAGTCATGCTTCTGTTTACTCTCTTGATAATTCTTCCAAGAACTAAATTCTTACTATTCTGCGGTACCTTTTGCCATGACTTTTTTCTGCTTTCCATTTGATCATATTGACACCATCAGAAACTAATTCAGGAAGGAAAATTGATTAGGATTTGGTATTTGTAAGTTTACTTAATTCATGTCGAGTTAGGATCTATGGTCCTGCTTTAAGTTAAAGCAGGTTTCATACTAATATAACAGAAGTGTTGCTAGCTATTTTTCAATTGTGATTTGTGGGAAATTGTGAAGAACTGTGGAGAGCATCAAAGATATATTCAGTTTATGAATACATATATTTCTTCAGAcacatttttatgattttgtagGAGCACTTCTTTCTGGAGAAAGAGTAGAAAGCGGTGCAATATTCTTGTTTGTGATGTTTGTGAAGAGGAGGTTTGTGTTCCCTTTCCTCAAATATCCTTCCCTTTAGTCTTTCTTGGAATAATTTATCCTTGTAACTGTGAATGATCAGAAAATAACGGAATGAGTTTACCTGATACTTATGTTATGTTTGGTACAGATTTGCTCGGATTGGTCAAGGTGTACATACTGGGGCCAAACTTACTGTGAAAAGCATACATCTGATGGAACTCCTCAATGCTGCAGCTGTTCAAGATTAAAGGTTTTTAAACCCGATTGAATCTATGCTCTAACAAATAAAGGTTGATAATGAGCTAAACAGGAACCATTCAATTAGTATgagaattataaaaaaatgaaaatgcaaGGGAATCTTCTTAACCACTAGCAATTGTATGATGAATGAATAGCAAACATATAGACAATAAGCTTTCTAGCTGAGACACCAGCTTTACTTTCAATGATAACAGATGGCATACAATTACTCAGCTTATAAAATGCTAACTGAGAACTTACTCACCTATTTGTAGATAGGAGACCTGAAGTATATCATTCTGAATGATGGTCGGAAACTTTGCCCTGATTGTCATTATACAGCAGTGACAGATCCTGGAGACTGTAAGCCCCTTCTTGATGAAGTGCACAGATTTTTCAAAGGAATGAACATGAAAATCCGATATTACATTCCAATTCTGTTAGTTGATGAAAAAGAGATgataaaaaatgttgaaaaggTAGGCAGAACAGGCGATTACATTAGCAAGTGGATTTTATTACTTCCATCACATTTTGTAGTAGTAATAGTGTTTGGTTGGTTTCACAGACATCACTTGGCTTGACTGTCTATGATAAATCTGAATTGGAAGCCGTAACTTATGTGAGTACAGTGGTTTCTATTATAGATTTCTCTTTCCTATGGTATGAAGTCATCTAGTCTCTCATGTTGCATTCGATTCACTCATGCTAGGTgtcaaggtcaatacaaaagggtgaaaaaattaaagtggTGAAAGAAGTAGAGCATCTGGTTGAAGGACGCAAAGTGAAAGCAATGCTGCTTTTGTACGGCTTACCAAAGTAATCTTCTTAtgaacttcaatactttcacaTAAGTAGTCTTCTTGATGGATCTAGTATATAAGTCCAAGAAATTGTCATCCAGTAATTTCTAGGAGAGTAAATAGGAAATATATCTCATGATCTTCATCAAGTTAGGATCAGCAAATAAGCAATTTCAGTTTTGAATAAGTCTTGAGCCTTGTTATATACAATGAGGTATGATACCAAAAAGGTTTATCTACAAACTATATACTACAAGTATAAAAAGAATCTGCATTTTCATATTTCATGTAATAAACAATCACAAGATGCCACTTCTGATGAACATATCCTAGAATAGATAGTATGACCAGCTGAAGAAGTGCAACTGATTTAGAAGAGTAGATGTGTCTCTCATTTTGCATTAAACACAACATATTTTGGGATTCAAAGAATCCATCAGAAAACCTGCACTTTTAACAACCATTTACAGTTACTGTTCTTGCCTTAAGTAGTAGGTTTTTTTCATGCTACTCATCCCACTATGTCCTAAATTGGGATTGATGATAtctatatttttcaaagataatTTTCTTCCAGTCTTTAAGAGGGGATATGTTAGGTTGAAACAAGTTCCCCACTTAAATTTTATGGTATGCACAACTGGTCTTTGTAAACAGGTTGGACTTGGGAGCAACTTTGGCTCATGAAATGATGCACGCTTGGATGAAAATTGAAGGTGCTTTCCACCTTTCTACAATAATCTGTAGTTGGTTttgtctaatttaaatttaaactaaatataaTGGAAAATAAACAAGTGAATAGCATTCCAAATAAACCTGTCTTTTTCTCAATGATATATAGGGTATGAGGGGCTGTCCCTAAACATCGCAGAAGGTATTTGTGAAGTTATGGCTCACAAGTGGCTAGAATGGCAATCTTTTACTGgtgatgaaaacataaaaggtACAAGTGAAAAAGCTCAGTTCTTGAGAAATCTGAAAGAGTTTCTGAAAGATGGAATTGAAAAAAGCCATTCTGAGGCATATGGTCATGGATTTAGAGAAGCAAAATGGGCAGTTGAACGTTATGGTTTAAGATGCACACTGGAACATATATCTCATACAGGCAAGTTACCTGAGTGATTTCATGGCCTTTCTGCTTTAGAAGAACTTGTGTGCCATTCTTAGAATTATGAACAACCTGGCATTTCTATGTGAATTTCTTGAAGATATAGGTTTCCCGGCATGCGTGTCATAAAATAAATCCATTTCACAAAATTTTTGGAGGAATCATTTGTGTTCCTGTTAAGATACAAAATTTGAAGAGCAAAGCACATGTTTATCATATATACAACTATCCAGAGGATAGAGCAGTAGTTCAATCCATACTTTTGCTACTATTTGAGGATTTCATGACTATTAGAAATGCCCCACTGAGACTCTCCTTATTTTGATTGGGCCATGGTCcataacacacacacacacacacatatatatacacacacaaaaaaaaaaagaagctatgCAAAGCAGAATAATATGAAGATTTAATGGTAACCAATAGGAGCAGCTGCCTCCTGCAATTTCTTTCCTTGATAATGGATATCCTGAATAACATGAGCAATAACTAAATCAGTTGCATCAATAACTTCTGCACAAGCAAACCTTTAGAAAAAATTGCCAGCTCAAAATGTGGAAATTCGCAATGATGTTTAAGATTGATCTGAGAAAACAGAAGATGAACACTTACAGATGCGAAATGGTTAACATCTCTATGATGAGCTTCATCAGCACGGATGACAGTAATAACATCCTTTAGAGTTGCATCCTTAGGCAGTCTCCAGTAGTCAATTGCTATTGCAGGAGCAGGAACATTTTCAATTTCACCACGATCAATATCATTAAGATACAATGTATAAGAGTGTATAGCCTCCTCTTCCAGATAACCAACAACTCTGTGTGCAAGCTTGGGGGACAGCAAGTAAAGCACAgagtaaaaattgaaaaagactCCCTGCACAGCAATAACTAACAACCTCTCGTACCATTTAGGTTGTACTAGCTCCACCATAGTCATCAGATGCATTCTCTCATTCTCAGCTTCTTCAAGTAATGCTTTTATCCAACCACCACTGTGCTCGAACTTGCGCAATGACCTCAGATGTAACAGCATACCTCCAACCATTCCAGGTACACCTGCCACTGTTTCCAACATCATTGCACGACAACCATATTTTTTCTGCGATAGAAATCAGAGATTAGAATCAATGGTGACAAGAAGGTATTTGATATAAAAACAACTCAAGGATTCACATTGTAGTGTCCACGGCAGAGAAGTTTTCCTGTTTACACATATTTCCATTACTCTTAGGTACGGTAGTCCATGAAGCAATAACTGTTGTGATTTTGGCATGTGTTTCCTCTCGCTAAAAGATGTACCACTAGGGAAGGATGATGTAAAGGGCACACCTCCCTTACATCCCTGCTCAgtatttcatcacatacattgACCACTTTGGTTACATTTATGAAGAAACCGAAGAACTAGCAGAAAAGGAATCCATTTCTTAGCATTTCTATTCGCCAAAAAAATTGCTGGTACAAGCTGTCGAGTAGTATGAACATCATGGCCACATCGAGACCAAGAAGACATAGGAGAGCATGGTGTCTAAAGAAGTAATAGTACAAATTAgccatttaatttgattaagaCAACATATTCCTTGCAAAGGTGAGTGGAAAGCaaaccttaaaaaataaatcagttGGAATCCTGAGAAGTTTCACTGTCCAATAAGCAACCTTATCAAGGAATGTCTTGGGCACATGGTGCTTGCTTAGATCGATCGACAGGTCAGCCTGATATGTCTCCCATGGCTACAAGCggtaacaaaatatatataaattaaaaaaaagaacgagacttcttttttctttttgagcaAGTAAAAAAACAGACATCTTGTACCCagggacaaaaaaaaaagaagagagatcACAAGTAAGTTTCAATTAACATGTGCAAGATTCCCTAAATAATCTCCATTTAAAGATCAGAATAGACAAGAATGAAACAGCTCCAGCTACAACAGTGATTTACTAGTTACTACTACTGAAACGTCACCAAACATTGAAATAAGATTATCTTACTCCAACCCTCAAAGAGTAAATAATATCAGAAGTCCCACAAATTTAGCTGCTAGGTTTTGGGATTGAGGTAGACTGAAGGTCCATTTTTATCCTGGTATCAAGAATCACACAAGTCACAACTCTTAGTTTACCGATATTAGGCCCCAAGTTCTATTGTCCACACTCCAAATGTCTAGTCTTGGGTGTGCGCGGGTGTTTGATGTCCACATCGACTATGTAGGGTCAGTGTGTCAGTTCACCAACCAGTGATGCATTCCACCAAGACATAAACCGGTAATTGAAACAGAGTAAACAGACATGAAAAGCAGGCAGAAAGAAAGCAATAGTCATCCAGCTTTACTACCAGGAAATTAAAGCTCTATCTAGAAGAACCTCCGAATTATTGTCTTCTATATGTTTGAAACACAAGGTCTACACTTACCCATACTGATAAAATAATTCACATACCATGAAGCTGTTCCAAGGCCACACGGAGCCATCTTCTTTCGTAATTTTTGGCCTCGAGACTCCCCAATAACTGGAAAGAGCTACTTCGTCTTCCCCTTCCATTTTCTCCACAGAATCACCACTCAATTTCTCGTCCTCCTTCCTCACGTCAGAGGACTTCGTTGAATTCTTCGATGTAGTGGAGCACATCATCCTCCACCACCGACCAGAGAATCTCAGCCTCTGGCTACTCATCATCACAACTGACTCACTACTCGGCTTATGAACTTCTCTGAACATTACCGCCGCTGACGAAGACGATATGCAACCGTTACGGGTACCACCAGAAACTAACCGCCTCATCACCAACCTCACCAGCAACTGATTCATCTTTCCGATAATCAAAAACTGGAAGAGTGATTATATTTGTTCAGTCATAAAAGAAGCGGTTAACTCGGAGAAAATCCTAGACCAGAACATGGTAAAGGTGACCGTTAGACTTCAACTGGGAGGTTAAAATTGTCAGATAGGTAGAAATCTGTATGCAAAAGGCGAACGTGGACCTTTACGTGGCGATAATGACTGACTCCGACGAAAGAAACGTTGAGTAATCATCACATTGGATTTTGTCATGCCCTCAATTTATTACTCCctcctattaaaaaaaaattaactagggctcaaaatgaaatttaaaaaattgaaagttattcttataattttaaaataaagttaatatatcaaattatattttaattttgtaatcttAAATATGTCACGTGAGAGCGATTCGGATGAGATCCAATATAGATTCAACTTTCGATTCACTCGTGAAATCCGAGCGATCCAGGGGAATCACCACGGCTCCTCTCTTCTCGAGAATTCGTCGCAGTCAAATCAGTAGGGGAGTTGGACtttcaacatagaaaaagaaccCATGATTCAATAAGGACCCaggatagagaaaaaa is part of the Solanum lycopersicum chromosome 1, SLM_r2.1 genome and harbors:
- the LOC112940013 gene encoding protein DA1-related 1-like, translating into MYSNRYLDEGPSYESYHLSEDENEDMVRAIEFSLQESKAEEIYTGDTEYSQNDEVEELAQALEETSLSSTDLSTSTGGRELKWWKLFKELNPFVHASRSTSFWRKSRKRCNILVCDVCEEEICSDWSRCTYWGQTYCEKHTSDGTPQCCSCSRLKIGDLKYIILNDGRKLCPDCHYTAVTDPGDCKPLLDEVHRFFKGMNMKIRYYIPILLVDEKEMIKNVEKTSLGLTVYDKSELEAVTYVSRSIQKGEKIKVVKEVEHLVEGRKVKAMLLLYGLPKLDLGATLAHEMMHAWMKIEGYEGLSLNIAEGICEVMAHKWLEWQSFTGDENIKGTSEKAQFLRNLKEFLKDGIEKSHSEAYGHGFREAKWAVERYGLRCTLEHISHTGKLPE
- the LOC101250745 gene encoding protein DA1-related 6 isoform X4, translated to MSANGFLLEGPSYQDQFSEYEDEDVVRAIGLSLQESNGKDIYIDNLECHQNDEVEILAEKLEESTLSSADLSTSTEGSELKWWKLFKEFNPSVHTSKGTSWWRKSSKRCNTLLCDVCEEQISSEWLRCTYWGQTVRKKHISDGTPCCCACSRFKIGDIRYITLSDGRQLCPDCHYTAVMDPEDCKPLLDEVHRFFKGLNMKIRYYIPILLVDQEEIIRIHKKSILGSTIYEKFELEAVNYVSKSIQRGENVEVVKEVEQLPPGRKVRAVLLLYGFPKCCCPYSTISGLIFLTWMEVGHWINFGS
- the LOC101250745 gene encoding protein DA1 isoform X2 — protein: MDSCLKDQFSEYEDEDVVRAIGLSLQESNGKDIYIDNLECHQNDEVEILAEKLEESTLSSADLSTSTEGSELKWWKLFKEFNPSVHTSKGTSWWRKSSKRCNTLLCDVCEEQISSEWLRCTYWGQTVRKKHISDGTPCCCACSRFKIGDIRYITLSDGRQLCPDCHYTAVMDPEDCKPLLDEVHRFFKGLNMKIRYYIPILLVDQEEIIRIHKKSILGSTIYEKFELEAVNYVSKSIQRGENVEVVKEVEQLPPGRKVRAVLLLYGFPKLAIGSTLAHELMHAWMRVQGYRGLSLNIAEGLSQVMAHKWLEWQSFTGHDYMKGTSEKAQFLRNLKEFMKDGIERRYSEAYGHGFREAKWAVERYGLRYTLKHIARKGKLPE
- the LOC101250745 gene encoding protein DA1-related 6 isoform X5, producing MDSCLKDQFSEYEDEDVVRAIGLSLQESNGKDIYIDNLECHQNDEVEILAEKLEESTLSSADLSTSTEGSELKWWKLFKEFNPSVHTSKGTSWWRKSSKRCNTLLCDVCEEQISSEWLRCTYWGQTVRKKHISDGTPCCCACSRFKIGDIRYITLSDGRQLCPDCHYTAVMDPEDCKPLLDEVHRFFKGLNMKIRYYIPILLVDQEEIIRIHKKSILGSTIYEKFELEAVNYVSKSIQRGENVEVVKEVEQLPPGRKVRAVLLLYGFPKLAIGSTLAHELMHAWMRVQGYGSQVARMAIFHRP
- the LOC543892 gene encoding alternative oxidase 2; translation: MNQLLVRLVMRRLVSGGTRNGCISSSSAAVMFREVHKPSSESVVMMSSQRLRFSGRWWRMMCSTTSKNSTKSSDVRKEDEKLSGDSVEKMEGEDEVALSSYWGVSRPKITKEDGSVWPWNSFMPWETYQADLSIDLSKHHVPKTFLDKVAYWTVKLLRIPTDLFFKKKYGCRAMMLETVAGVPGMVGGMLLHLRSLRKFEHSGGWIKALLEEAENERMHLMTMVELVQPKWYERLLVIAVQGVFFNFYSVLYLLSPKLAHRVVGYLEEEAIHSYTLYLNDIDRGEIENVPAPAIAIDYWRLPKDATLKDVITVIRADEAHHRDVNHFASDIHYQGKKLQEAAAPIGYH
- the LOC101250745 gene encoding protein DA1 isoform X1, which produces MSANGFLLEGPSYQDQFSEYEDEDVVRAIGLSLQESNGKDIYIDNLECHQNDEVEILAEKLEESTLSSADLSTSTEGSELKWWKLFKEFNPSVHTSKGTSWWRKSSKRCNTLLCDVCEEQISSEWLRCTYWGQTVRKKHISDGTPCCCACSRFKIGDIRYITLSDGRQLCPDCHYTAVMDPEDCKPLLDEVHRFFKGLNMKIRYYIPILLVDQEEIIRIHKKSILGSTIYEKFELEAVNYVSKSIQRGENVEVVKEVEQLPPGRKVRAVLLLYGFPKLAIGSTLAHELMHAWMRVQGYRGLSLNIAEGLSQVMAHKWLEWQSFTGHDYMKGTSEKAQFLRNLKEFMKDGIERRYSEAYGHGFREAKWAVERYGLRYTLKHIARKGKLPE
- the LOC101250745 gene encoding protein DA1-related 6 isoform X6 gives rise to the protein MDSCLKDQFSEYEDEDVVRAIGLSLQESNGKDIYIDNLECHQNDEVEILAEKLEESTLSSADLSTSTEGSELKWWKLFKEFNPSVHTSKGTSWWRKSSKRCNTLLCDVCEEQISSEWLRCTYWGQTVRKKHISDGTPCCCACSRFKIGDIRYITLSDGRQLCPDCHYTAVMDPEDCKPLLDEVHRFFKGLNMKIRYYIPILLVDQEEIIRIHKKSILGSTIYEKFELEAVNYVSKSIQRGENVEVVKEVEQLPPGRKVRAVLLLYGFPKCCCPYSTISGLIFLTWMEVGHWINFGS
- the LOC101250745 gene encoding protein DA1-related 6 isoform X3 codes for the protein MSANGFLLEGPSYQDQFSEYEDEDVVRAIGLSLQESNGKDIYIDNLECHQNDEVEILAEKLEESTLSSADLSTSTEGSELKWWKLFKEFNPSVHTSKGTSWWRKSSKRCNTLLCDVCEEQISSEWLRCTYWGQTVRKKHISDGTPCCCACSRFKIGDIRYITLSDGRQLCPDCHYTAVMDPEDCKPLLDEVHRFFKGLNMKIRYYIPILLVDQEEIIRIHKKSILGSTIYEKFELEAVNYVSKSIQRGENVEVVKEVEQLPPGRKVRAVLLLYGFPKLAIGSTLAHELMHAWMRVQGYGSQVARMAIFHRP